In one window of Gossypium arboreum isolate Shixiya-1 chromosome 4, ASM2569848v2, whole genome shotgun sequence DNA:
- the LOC108457944 gene encoding 7-deoxyloganetic acid glucosyltransferase-like — MEKAKPEAPHVLILPIPAQGHLRPMLKLAELLSNASFQITFLNTEYFHHTFLSSIDIHAFSRRFPKFQFVTIPDGLPPDSPRPGKGIAHYLISLTDAAKPAVVEVLVSLRSKSGRPPTCIIADGIMSSAAVAAGEEFGIPVLAFRTYSACCTWTYFNLSNLVEGGELPLPDKDMDKLVTCIPGLENVLRHRDLPSFCRLEKADDHLLYDFFIAQASAMRRASALILNTFEQLETPFISKLASIFSKIYTIGPLHCLSNVDDPTALASTKSIFWQEEKGCLTWLDSHPSKSVVFVSFGSVVTFTLDQMLEFWHGLVNSGKPFLWVIRSNAIIGEDDPRKILEDLKDNTKGKGSIVSWAPQEEVLAHPAVGAFLTHSGWNSTLESIYAGVPMICWPLFVDQYVNSRCVSYVWRVGFDMKDSCHRSIIEKMVRDVIEMKNEEIMKSMEEISKQAQESVKESGPSYCNLDKMIQDIMSVNLENINRRD; from the exons ATGGAGAAAGCAAAACCTGAAGCACCTCATGTCCTTATCTTGCCAATCCCTGCTCAAGGCCATCTCAGACCCATGTTGAAGCTAGCAGAGCTTCTCAGCAACGCAAGTTTCCAAATCACCTTCCTAAACACTGAATACTTCCACCATACTTTCCTTTCCTCTATCGACATCCACGCCTTTTCTCGCCGCTTTCCTAAATTTCAGTTCGTAACAATTCCAGATGGTCTACCCCCTGATTCTCCACGCCCCGGAAAAGGTATCGCTCATTATTTAATCTCTCTCACGGATGCAGCTAAGCCTGCCGTTGTTGAGGTGCTGGTTTCTCTCAGATCTAAATCAGGGCGGCCTCCCACCTGCATAATAGCTGATGGGATAATGTCGTCTGCTGCTGTTGCTGCCGGTGAGGAATTTGGGATCCCTGTTTTAGCTTTTCGCACCTACAGTGCTTGCTGCACCTGGACTTACTTCAACTTGTCCAACCTCGTTGAAGGAGGGGAACTCCCATTACCAG ATAAAGACATGGACAAGCTAGTGACTTGCATTCCTGGTTTGGAGAATGTTTTACGACATCGAGATCTTCCAAGTTTTTGTAGGCTTGAGAAAGCCGATGATCATCTGCTCTACGACTTCTTCATCGCCCAAGCTTCGGCCATGCGACGAGCATCTGCTCTCATCCTCAACACATTCGAACAACTTGAAACACCCTTTATATCTAAGCTCGCTTCTATTTTCTCCAAAATTTACACTATCGGACCATTGCATTGTCTCTCCAATGTGGACGACCCAACAGCTTTAGCTTCGACAAAAAGTATTTTTTGGCAAGAAGAAAAAGGTTGCCTCACTTGGCTTGATTCTCACCCATCAAAATCAGTTGTTTTCGTTAGCTTTGGGAGTGTAGTGACCTTCACCCTtgaccaaatgcttgaattttggCATGGCTTGGTTAACAGTGGGAAACCATTTCTATGGGTCATACGGTCCAACGCCATTATTGGAGAGGATGATCCAAGGAAAATATTGGAGGACCTGAAAGACAATACAAAAGGGAAGGGATCGATAGTGAGCTGGGCACCTCAAGAAGAGGTCTTAGCCCACCCTGCTGTGGGTGCATTCTTGACTCATAGCGGTTGGAACTCCACCTTGGAGAGTATATACGCAGGGGTTCCCATGATTTGCTGGCCTCTATTTGTGGATCAATATGTCAACAGCAGATGCGTGAGTTATGTGTGGAGAGTGGGTTTTGATATGAAAGATAGTTGTCATAGATCCATTATTGAAAAAATGGTTAGGGACGTGATTGAAATGAAGAATGAAGAAATAATGAAGTCAATGGAAGAGATTTCAAAGCAAGCTCAAGAGAGTGTTAAGGAAAGTGGGCCTTCTTACTGCAACTTGGACAAAATGATTCAAGACATAATGTCAGTCAATCTGGAAAATATTAATAGAAGAGATTGA